The genomic window TTGCGGCGCATCCAAGCCAGCAAATCATGTATCCGACGATGGCGTCGCATCCAAGCCCATTCATCTATCCTGCTCAATCCTATCTGAATCCTTCTCCCTCAATGCTTGATCCAACGTTATGGGGTGGCGAGGAGTTAGATTTTGATATTTCTCAATTTTTATTGGATGAAGATGTGGATATGACAGGTGTCTCAGGTCAAAGTCCGGACCAAGGCAACTAAATTTGTTAAGAAAAGCTGAATCGAACGCTAAGACTTGTTAATTTTAATTTAACAAGTCTTTTTTTATGTAATGTCAGTGTAATGATAATATGTTGTTTTTATTTATAATAATAAATTAAATTAAATGAATTGTATGAAATAAAGGTTTTTAAATGACATTTAATATAACTAAAGCAGCTCATGAATTAGCCGAAGCTAAGACTTCTCATCTTGAAAGATTTTTTGCGAGCCCTCGTAGTATTAGGCCAGTTCAATCCTCTTCCAGTAAAAGAAAATTTCAAGAAATCGAGATTGATTGGTTCCGATTGCCTCTAAATTCAATCCAAACAGAGAGCGCAAAATGGCAGGCTACAGACGCAATAAATGAATTTTTTTTAAGCCTTGCAAAATGTCAAACGCTAGCCGACCTATCCTTAGCGACAAGCGGGGATGAAACCGAACTTGCCAGTTTTCGATCTGCTTTAAGAGTCATTAATTATAAAATCTTGCGTTGCAAATCGGATAACCCCTCTCTTTTTGGAGGTCAGCCTTGTGATGAGAGCTTAATTGCAAAAGGTCTAAAAATACGAAATGATGAGGTTTTGAACACGGTTAAACGAATTCTCTCTTTGTGTAAAAAACATTTTAAAGAGAAAAAGAATCAAGCTGTGATTTTAAAGGATTTGCCAAAAGCCTTATTTGAACAAAAAGGGGTAATAGCGCCGGCTCATATTGAGACCGCAATAACTGATGATGAGCTTATTCTTTGGGCATCGTCTTTACCTTCCTCTTTAAGAGAAAGCGTGACTTTTTTTAATTTTTCCAGGTATCCGAATTTGTCTCCCGAGGCTCCGGCTTTATTAAAAGAAGTTTTTCCTAATATTTCTTTTGCTTGCTTCGGAAACTTACCCGAAAGTTTATGTGATGTTACCCTCGTTCCAACCAGAGAAATAAGTGAAGCTTTTAATCCTGAAATTTCAAGTCAGGGAAGCTTTCCAATTCCGGTAGAAGAAGAGGATGAGGGGGAACTTGTTATCTATGATCCGGAAGATGAGCAAGACCTTCCCCTTCCAGGATCAAAAGGAAAAGAAAAAGTTGTTGAAGAGGCAGGACAAGAGGAAAAAATTTCTTGCATCCCGGGAAAAGTTTTAAAATCTGAAACTTATGAAAAATCAATTATCGAAGATTCATCTGAAGAACAAATAGAGATAAGAACCAATAGAAAAATTTTAGCGTCCTGCTCTCCATTTTTTAAACAGTTATTTTTTGGCGGTATGAAGGAAGCCGCTCTTAATCGAGTTTATATACGTGAGGTTAGACCTCATGTTTTTGAAGCCTGCATGAAGGTCCTTTTCTCAAAAACTGATCTGAAAGAGGTCAGCCTTCCTGTTCTTATTGAAGTCTTAAAAACCGCTCATTTACTTGAGCTTCCGAGTGTCATAGAAAAGGTTAAATGCCAAATTATTCTTCAGCTTGAAAATTTGGAAGTGACAGAAGAAAACGTTCAAGCAGTATGCCAAGGCTATTTCGATTTAGAAAATATTTTGAAGATCGATCAAGAGAGCCTAATTGAAAATGCGATTATTTTATTTCTTAAGAAGAGTCTTTTAGAAGTAGACGCCTCTTCTGTTAAAGGACTTTTAGTTACATTCATTAATAACGATCTGCCGATTATTAAGATCTTTAAATTTCTAAAGCAAGAAGGCAATCATCAAGTCAAGAAGGCAAAAACTACACAACCGACTTCCCTTAAAATTCTTTTTAGGACTCTTATAGAGGCTTCTTTGGAGTGCCAGGGTAAGTTTTTGGAGGAAGTAGTTCAGGTGACAAGCTCATACTGGAAAAGTTCCTTGACACCCGGCGATCGATTGGATGCTTACTTTCGACTTCTTAGGGCTTGCACCCCTTCGAGATCGATTCCAATATCTCTTAAAAGGAAGTTATTCTACAAAATGCTTAAAGAAGCTGAAAGCTTTGAACATGACGGCATGATTTTAAATCGAAGGAACTCGAAAATCGGGAACTCAAGAAAAAAAGCCTTCTTGGAAGTGACAAATGACATTTTAGAGAGTTTTGGGGTCAATGTTTCTTCTGAAACCAATAATTTTAGCGACCCATCCCGGCTCTCAGAGCATCTTGGAAACTTAGCGGAAGCTTGTCAAACTTTGCCTCATCCCGGAAAAAAGATAGCCCATAAGCTAGCCTCCATGGCGGTCAAGGTGGATGATAAGAATGAAAAAGCAAAAATTTTAGCTTTACTTTACAAAAGTTTAGCTTGGGGAACCTCGAGAAGATGTTTTGAGGGGTTGGATGTTCGTCCTTACTACGCTAAAGACCTTTTAACACTCATGACACCCTCTTTAAAAGAATCAGCAAATATTAATGATTTTTTTAATGTTAGCAGTACAAATCCGGCAGCCCTTTCTTTATCAGCGCTTATTCGATTTTATCACCCTATGGAAAGGGATTGGCCGATGATTTTTTTACAAACAGAGGAGGCTCTTAAAACAAGACCTTTTGATGATCTGGCCTTAGCTCTTCAAGGAGCCTGCTATTTTCACTTTGCTTTAAAGGATCCATCAAAAAAAGATGAGTTTTATAAAGCGTCTATCAAAAATTTAAAAAATGCCCTTTCTTATAATTCTAAAAACACAATTGCGCTTCTATACCTTGCTAATTGCTACTTTAAACTTGGCAAAATTTCAAAAGCTACAGCCCTCTTCAAAACGATTAAATGCAATACGGTTATCCGAGATAATGAGGATATGATTCGTTTTAGCCTTGAAAGATCAGGGGAAGATTTTGAGGAGGCCAATAGAATTATCATGGAAGATTTTAAT from Criblamydia sequanensis CRIB-18 includes these protein-coding regions:
- a CDS encoding BTB/POZ domain-containing protein — its product is MTFNITKAAHELAEAKTSHLERFFASPRSIRPVQSSSSKRKFQEIEIDWFRLPLNSIQTESAKWQATDAINEFFLSLAKCQTLADLSLATSGDETELASFRSALRVINYKILRCKSDNPSLFGGQPCDESLIAKGLKIRNDEVLNTVKRILSLCKKHFKEKKNQAVILKDLPKALFEQKGVIAPAHIETAITDDELILWASSLPSSLRESVTFFNFSRYPNLSPEAPALLKEVFPNISFACFGNLPESLCDVTLVPTREISEAFNPEISSQGSFPIPVEEEDEGELVIYDPEDEQDLPLPGSKGKEKVVEEAGQEEKISCIPGKVLKSETYEKSIIEDSSEEQIEIRTNRKILASCSPFFKQLFFGGMKEAALNRVYIREVRPHVFEACMKVLFSKTDLKEVSLPVLIEVLKTAHLLELPSVIEKVKCQIILQLENLEVTEENVQAVCQGYFDLENILKIDQESLIENAIILFLKKSLLEVDASSVKGLLVTFINNDLPIIKIFKFLKQEGNHQVKKAKTTQPTSLKILFRTLIEASLECQGKFLEEVVQVTSSYWKSSLTPGDRLDAYFRLLRACTPSRSIPISLKRKLFYKMLKEAESFEHDGMILNRRNSKIGNSRKKAFLEVTNDILESFGVNVSSETNNFSDPSRLSEHLGNLAEACQTLPHPGKKIAHKLASMAVKVDDKNEKAKILALLYKSLAWGTSRRCFEGLDVRPYYAKDLLTLMTPSLKESANINDFFNVSSTNPAALSLSALIRFYHPMERDWPMIFLQTEEALKTRPFDDLALALQGACYFHFALKDPSKKDEFYKASIKNLKNALSYNSKNTIALLYLANCYFKLGKISKATALFKTIKCNTVIRDNEDMIRFSLERSGEDFEEANRIIMEDFNLPDYGLAIPEMAFQDKSLLSYNLFAKLALKKMNETLLKKAQFFLENFCLAKESYNEETLTLLEEIYTLKEKAGGVDANKKQALKTAYKNLEARSVEELISNLLDSDSSSSFGSTEIITANDSIGTSGSNNFVEASNVSTSGSESADDGRDSEGFEIYDNLDVDSFFADMPFEPTEEPSKDS